In the genome of Streptosporangiales bacterium, one region contains:
- a CDS encoding TetR family transcriptional regulator produces the protein MPSRTGRAAPLPPDARRAAIIEATLPLVRAHGYAVSTRQIAEAAGVAEGTLFRAFPDKRSLIEAVVVSAFDPRSGVRALQEIDRAAPLEERVTTMVELLRSGMESTWQLFAALRASQPGDVVQSHPPMSRFEAWDVLTAAVAEVFEPDAHRLVVGSNHAARVLGAMVIMASRPFGDEAMHASALPLEEIVDVFLYGLVDRDETRPSHPSSDRSRSC, from the coding sequence GACGCGCGGCGCGCGGCGATCATCGAGGCGACACTGCCGCTCGTCCGCGCCCACGGGTACGCGGTCAGCACCAGGCAGATCGCCGAGGCCGCGGGTGTCGCCGAGGGCACCCTCTTCCGGGCGTTCCCGGACAAGCGCTCACTCATCGAGGCCGTGGTCGTCAGCGCCTTCGACCCGCGTAGCGGCGTGCGGGCGCTGCAGGAGATCGACCGCGCCGCGCCGCTCGAGGAGCGCGTCACGACGATGGTCGAGCTGCTGCGCAGCGGCATGGAGAGCACCTGGCAGCTCTTCGCCGCCCTCCGCGCGAGCCAGCCGGGCGACGTCGTGCAGAGCCATCCGCCGATGTCGAGGTTCGAGGCATGGGACGTGCTGACCGCGGCGGTGGCCGAGGTCTTCGAACCCGACGCGCACCGTCTCGTGGTCGGATCGAACCACGCCGCTCGCGTGCTCGGCGCCATGGTCATCATGGCGTCCCGCCCGTTCGGAGACGAAGCGATGCACGCGTCGGCCCTCCCGCTGGAGGAGATCGTCGACGTCTTCCTCTACGGTCTCGTCGACCGCGACGAGACGAGACCGTCACACCCGTCATCGGACAGGAGCCGTTCGTGCTGA